Proteins encoded by one window of Mercenaria mercenaria strain notata chromosome 4, MADL_Memer_1, whole genome shotgun sequence:
- the LOC128556221 gene encoding beta-1,4-galactosyltransferase galt-1-like isoform X1, whose amino-acid sequence MQGNKIFIEERLNDGPGKMRCRINFRFYMLLLSAVYFTMLYIFHGNLQSETQKPDRNKLSMGVEMQNAFLKIQPPIDIKRKVLASHQEFVEITASRLHVQQVFTTSGAKRNDIEVENSIISTKRTSQMIQKTSECFLPAVTPNRTFQTIEPTFYVYSAYLDRRYNDRFVRIMALLSLNKGNRQLKVSCSFRNSSGSIVETTANFYELCENHGRMYGGFILSCPIPNSDVCHVNVSLQIKPVHRNYVVPETVQVRLPVTQLGWQEFPDQTSGQHENHGQHATFDMPYNFSICVPPLFGDIDVMRFVEFLELNRILGFQHFIFYVSTIKNPDMYKILDHYKKMGIVTIIEWALPSNIRSGQIWYNGQLSAHNDCLYRAMSLTQYLAIIDLDEFIVPHNGEITLTNLIPKLFDDKVCGLSFNSAFYDKKFSKSTSTSRLLTARHTGRSAIFSKVRTKVLIKPSKIFEVGIHHISKPAAEDFKVDKVDTSVAYLHHYRDCVPNYGMKCKDFVEDNTLLNTTSQLEDNISSVLKLVFKERKKQE is encoded by the coding sequence GTTGAATGATGGTCCTGGGAAGATGCGTTGCAGAATCAACTTCCGTTTCTACATGCTGCTACTCAGTGCCGTATACTTTACAATGCTCTACATATTCCATGGCAACTTGCAGTCAGAGACACAAAAGCCTGATAGAAATAAACTGTCAATGGGTGTTGAAATGCAAAATGCATTCTTAAAAATTCAGCCACCCATCGATATAAAGAGAAAGGTGTTGGCATCACATCAGGAATTCGTAGAGATCACAGCTTCAAGACTTCATGTTCAACAGGTTTTTACAACATCAGGAGCTAAAAGGAATGATATCGAGGTCGAAAATAGCATTATAAGCACGAAAAGAACATCTCAAATGATACAGAAGACATCTGAATGTTTTTTGCCTGCAGTAACACCTAACAGAACTTTTCAAACAATAGAACcaacattttatgtatattctgCATATCTAGATAGGAGATATAATGATAGATTTGTACGCATTATGGCATTGCTTTCACTAAATAAGGGAAATCGTCAATTGAAAGTTTCTTGTAGCTTTAGAAACAGCAGTGGTTCTATAGTTGAAACAACGGCAAATTTTTACGAACTGTGTGAAAACCATGGGAGAATGTATGGCGGTTTTATTTTGTCATGCCCTATCCCTAACAGTGATGTATGTCATGTAAATGTTTCATTACAGATAAAACCAGTGCATCGTAATTATGTAGTTCCAGAAACTGTACAAGTGAGACTTCCTGTGACCCAGCTGGGTTGGCAGGAATTTCCAGATCAAACAAGCGGACAACACGAGAACCATGGACAACATGCCACATTTGACATGCCTTACAATTTTAGTATATGTGTTCCGCCGCTTTTCGGCGACATTGATGTCATGAGATTCGTTGAATTTTTGGAgctaaatagaatattaggttttcagcattttatattttatgtttcaaccATAAAAAATCCagatatgtataaaatattagaTCATTATAAGAAAATGGGTATCGTAACAATAATAGAATGGGCTTTACCGTCAAATATACGCAGTGGACAGATATGGTATAACGGCCAGCTTAGTGCTCACAACGATTGCTTATATAGAGCAATGTCCTTGACGCAGTATCTTGCTATAATAGATTTAGACGAATTCATTGTTCCCCACAATGGGGAGATAACTCTTACTAACCTCATTCCTAAATTATTTGACGATAAAGTGTGTGGGCTAAGTTTTAATAGTGCATTTTATGACAAGAAGTTTTCTAAGAGCACGTCTACAAGTAGATTGTTGACAGCTCGTCACACAGGAAGGAGTGCAATATTTAGTAAAGTACGTACAAAAGTGCTGATAAAACCgtcaaaaatatttgaagtaGGCATTCATCACATCAGTAAACCTGCAGCAGAGGATTTTAAAGTGGACAAAGTGGACACATCCGTCGCATATCTTCATCATTATAGAGACTGTGTACCAAATTACGGCATGAAATGTAAAGATTTTGTAGAAGATAACACCTTGCTCAACACAACTTCACAGCTTGAAGACAACATTAGTAGTGTTCTCAAACTAGTGTTTAAAGAACGcaaaaaacaagaataa
- the LOC128556221 gene encoding beta-1,4-galactosyltransferase galt-1-like isoform X2: MRCRINFRFYMLLLSAVYFTMLYIFHGNLQSETQKPDRNKLSMGVEMQNAFLKIQPPIDIKRKVLASHQEFVEITASRLHVQQVFTTSGAKRNDIEVENSIISTKRTSQMIQKTSECFLPAVTPNRTFQTIEPTFYVYSAYLDRRYNDRFVRIMALLSLNKGNRQLKVSCSFRNSSGSIVETTANFYELCENHGRMYGGFILSCPIPNSDVCHVNVSLQIKPVHRNYVVPETVQVRLPVTQLGWQEFPDQTSGQHENHGQHATFDMPYNFSICVPPLFGDIDVMRFVEFLELNRILGFQHFIFYVSTIKNPDMYKILDHYKKMGIVTIIEWALPSNIRSGQIWYNGQLSAHNDCLYRAMSLTQYLAIIDLDEFIVPHNGEITLTNLIPKLFDDKVCGLSFNSAFYDKKFSKSTSTSRLLTARHTGRSAIFSKVRTKVLIKPSKIFEVGIHHISKPAAEDFKVDKVDTSVAYLHHYRDCVPNYGMKCKDFVEDNTLLNTTSQLEDNISSVLKLVFKERKKQE, encoded by the coding sequence ATGCGTTGCAGAATCAACTTCCGTTTCTACATGCTGCTACTCAGTGCCGTATACTTTACAATGCTCTACATATTCCATGGCAACTTGCAGTCAGAGACACAAAAGCCTGATAGAAATAAACTGTCAATGGGTGTTGAAATGCAAAATGCATTCTTAAAAATTCAGCCACCCATCGATATAAAGAGAAAGGTGTTGGCATCACATCAGGAATTCGTAGAGATCACAGCTTCAAGACTTCATGTTCAACAGGTTTTTACAACATCAGGAGCTAAAAGGAATGATATCGAGGTCGAAAATAGCATTATAAGCACGAAAAGAACATCTCAAATGATACAGAAGACATCTGAATGTTTTTTGCCTGCAGTAACACCTAACAGAACTTTTCAAACAATAGAACcaacattttatgtatattctgCATATCTAGATAGGAGATATAATGATAGATTTGTACGCATTATGGCATTGCTTTCACTAAATAAGGGAAATCGTCAATTGAAAGTTTCTTGTAGCTTTAGAAACAGCAGTGGTTCTATAGTTGAAACAACGGCAAATTTTTACGAACTGTGTGAAAACCATGGGAGAATGTATGGCGGTTTTATTTTGTCATGCCCTATCCCTAACAGTGATGTATGTCATGTAAATGTTTCATTACAGATAAAACCAGTGCATCGTAATTATGTAGTTCCAGAAACTGTACAAGTGAGACTTCCTGTGACCCAGCTGGGTTGGCAGGAATTTCCAGATCAAACAAGCGGACAACACGAGAACCATGGACAACATGCCACATTTGACATGCCTTACAATTTTAGTATATGTGTTCCGCCGCTTTTCGGCGACATTGATGTCATGAGATTCGTTGAATTTTTGGAgctaaatagaatattaggttttcagcattttatattttatgtttcaaccATAAAAAATCCagatatgtataaaatattagaTCATTATAAGAAAATGGGTATCGTAACAATAATAGAATGGGCTTTACCGTCAAATATACGCAGTGGACAGATATGGTATAACGGCCAGCTTAGTGCTCACAACGATTGCTTATATAGAGCAATGTCCTTGACGCAGTATCTTGCTATAATAGATTTAGACGAATTCATTGTTCCCCACAATGGGGAGATAACTCTTACTAACCTCATTCCTAAATTATTTGACGATAAAGTGTGTGGGCTAAGTTTTAATAGTGCATTTTATGACAAGAAGTTTTCTAAGAGCACGTCTACAAGTAGATTGTTGACAGCTCGTCACACAGGAAGGAGTGCAATATTTAGTAAAGTACGTACAAAAGTGCTGATAAAACCgtcaaaaatatttgaagtaGGCATTCATCACATCAGTAAACCTGCAGCAGAGGATTTTAAAGTGGACAAAGTGGACACATCCGTCGCATATCTTCATCATTATAGAGACTGTGTACCAAATTACGGCATGAAATGTAAAGATTTTGTAGAAGATAACACCTTGCTCAACACAACTTCACAGCTTGAAGACAACATTAGTAGTGTTCTCAAACTAGTGTTTAAAGAACGcaaaaaacaagaataa